The nucleotide window CGTCTTTAGTCTCATTGCACTCCACCATACAACTATAATAATAGATTTCAGCTTAAAAGCAACAGAAACGCGTTTTTCAGTTCTGTATCTAGGTCATTTTTTGGCACATTTCATTGTTACAAAGCAGTGCGCTAGGACGAATAGGGTTATCCTACAATAACTTCACAGCTGTACCAGAGCAAAGCAGCTTCTCTTTCAGACCGGCTCTGCAGTAGAAGTCTCAGTCATTCCAGAAACGGTAACCTGGGCTACTTTTACTCGAGCTTTTCCACCGACGACTCCATCTTTCCCCGCCCCGCCTCTCACGCTCCTGCTGTTCCAGTCGCTCTCGGCGCTGTTGTCCAGAGGCTGCGTCGCTCCCCAGCACACGTGGCAGATGTTGACGAAGGCCCTGCGCAGGTCCTTGCTCCTCATGGCGTAGATCACAGGGTTCACGGTGGAGTTGAGCAGCGTGAGCATGCTGCAAAAGGCAAACACAGTCTTGATGAAGTCATTCACCTTCCCAAAGAGGTCGTACACCATGATGGCCAGCAGCGGGCCCCAGCAGATGATAAGGGCCACGAGGATCAGAACCAGGGTTTTAGCCAGGCGGAGGTCCATCCGCGCCTGCTCGGGCCTCACCGTCTGCACTTTGGTGCCCTCCGCGGTGTAGACGATCACGCTTCTTTGGGAGCTGCGGCTCAGCATGCGGACAGCATGGTGGTGGGATTTCCAGAGGATGAACATGTAGGCGTAGATGATGAATAGGACCAAGATGCTCGTCATCCCGATCCAGAACATGAGGTACTTCTGGTCGATTAGGGGGAAAATGTCGGAGCAGACGGAGTTGAGACGCTTGCAGTTCCACcccagcagcggcagcagagagaagacGATGGAGATGGCCCACATCACGCTGAAGGCAATGACTGCCTTGGTCTTCGTGACGATGCGTTTGTACGCCATCGGCCTGTGGATGGAGATGTAGCGGTCGATGGCGGTGAGAAACAGACTGCCTACAGAGGCGGTGAAGGAGGCGATGACCCCGGCCAGCTTGAACAGGAAAATACTGGGGCTGTCCTTCCTGTGGAGGACATGGAAATCCAGGAAGCTGTAGACGAAAATGATGCTGCCTATCAGATCGGCCACAGCCAGGCTGCCTATGAAGTGATAGGAAGGGCGAGAACGGAGCGTCCGGGAGTGCAGGATCACACACAGCACCATGAGGTTCTCCAGCACCGTGAATGTTCCCAGGGTGAGCGCCAAGATGGCGACCGCGAGCTGCTGACTGGGAGTCAAAATCATAAAACACTCCATGTTGTCCACAAAGTCCTCCCCACACTGGCTCTCCACAGACGTGCCGTTGCCGAGCAGAAAGTCTGACACGTTGGTGGGGAAAATGGGAGCGAGGCCGCTGTAAATGACCTCCTTATTCACAGGGACGAGTCCGGGGAACGAGTTACTGATTGAGGCAGAGTTGGGCTTCTCAAAGTGGAACCGGTTCTTGATCAGAGTCGAGTCGACGGAGGCGTCGTCATAGCTGGCGTCGTTGGAGCCGAGATACTGGACACCTGTTGTTAATGAACTCATGGCAGTGCCTGCTATCCTGTGCAAAGCCATCTTAATGGCTGGTTTGTGGCTGTAGAGATGCTCAGTGAAGAGGAGTGCGGTTTAACATTATCAGATCCATGCAAAAGGACATCTaggaagaaagaaatacagGTTTATATAAGGAAAACAATACTAAATCACCAAATGTGTACATCTCATGACATTTAAATTAGagctaaatattaaaatatttgacCAAAAAGTAGCATTGACGGttaatattttgaaaaatatatcaGTTGCTGTGGGATATTGGGGGAATATGCATATCAGCCAGCTGACACAACAGATGCATCCCAGACAATAGTGGGAAACTGAACAGTTGAT belongs to Gasterosteus aculeatus chromosome 15, fGasAcu3.hap1.1, whole genome shotgun sequence and includes:
- the LOC120833343 gene encoding cannabinoid receptor type 1B isoform X1; the protein is MALHRIAGTAMSSLTTGVQYLGSNDASYDDASVDSTLIKNRFHFEKPNSASISNSFPGLVPVNKEVIYSGLAPIFPTNVSDFLLGNGTSVESQCGEDFVDNMECFMILTPSQQLAVAILALTLGTFTVLENLMVLCVILHSRTLRSRPSYHFIGSLAVADLIGSIIFVYSFLDFHVLHRKDSPSIFLFKLAGVIASFTASVGSLFLTAIDRYISIHRPMAYKRIVTKTKAVIAFSVMWAISIVFSLLPLLGWNCKRLNSVCSDIFPLIDQKYLMFWIGMTSILVLFIIYAYMFILWKSHHHAVRMLSRSSQRSVIVYTAEGTKVQTVRPEQARMDLRLAKTLVLILVALIICWGPLLAIMVYDLFGKVNDFIKTVFAFCSMLTLLNSTVNPVIYAMRSKDLRRAFVNICHVCWGATQPLDNSAESDWNSRSVRGGAGKDGVVGGKARVKVAQVTVSGMTETSTAEPV
- the LOC120833343 gene encoding cannabinoid receptor type 1B isoform X2, producing the protein MALHRIAGTAMSSLTTGVQYLGSNDASYDDASVDSTLIKNRFHFEKPNSASISNSFPGLVPVNKEVIYSGLAPIFPTNVSDFLLGNGTSVESQCGEDFVDNMECFMILTPSQQLAVAILALTLGTFTVLENLMVLCVILHSRTLRSRPSYHFIGSLAVADLIGSIIFVYSFLDFHVLHRKDSPSIFLFKLAGVIASFTASVGSLFLTAIDRYISIHRPMAYKRIVTKTKAVIAFSVMWAISIVFSLLPLLGWNCKRLNSVCSDIFPLIDQKYLMFWIGMTSILVLFIIYAYMFILWKSHHHAVRMLSRSSQRSVIVYTAEGTKVQTHAHAAQLHREPCDLRHEEQGPAQGLRQHLPRVLGSDAASGQQRRERLEQQERERRGGERWSRRWKSSSKSSPGYRFWND